A window of the Novosphingobium sp. EMRT-2 genome harbors these coding sequences:
- a CDS encoding single-stranded DNA-binding protein → MQNIVILAGNIGMDPESRTTQGGTRITHFTLATSRPRYSEGKVVRDEKGYRVQDTEWHRITAFNGLGKTVQEHCTKGMKLLVRGRIHYSEWTDGDGVERYGTEIIAETIDFLSRAKSKSDEAGDPDPELDDDVPF, encoded by the coding sequence ATGCAGAACATCGTCATTCTTGCCGGCAATATCGGCATGGATCCGGAGAGCCGCACCACCCAGGGCGGGACCCGCATCACCCACTTCACCCTGGCGACCTCGCGTCCCCGCTATTCGGAAGGCAAGGTCGTTCGCGATGAGAAAGGCTACCGCGTCCAGGACACCGAATGGCATCGGATCACCGCGTTCAATGGCCTCGGCAAGACCGTGCAGGAGCATTGCACCAAGGGCATGAAGCTGCTGGTGCGCGGCCGCATCCATTACAGCGAATGGACCGATGGCGACGGCGTCGAGCGCTACGGCACCGAGATCATCGCCGAGACGATCGACTTCCTCAGCCGGGCGAAATCTAAGTCCGACGAGGCCGGCGACCCTGATCCTGAGCTCGACGACGACGTGCCCTTCTGA
- a CDS encoding TetR family transcriptional regulator, translating to MKERTRRNAAQSRETLLAAATEEFASHGLAGARIDRIAQAAGISKPMLYTYFGDKEALFDAALTQEVMDAAQADRFDPNDLEGYAGRTYDLLVERPRLWRLLTWHHLERGQDVLMLPAGEVLLGEKLDGIAAAQAEGRIVADFTPMDVVRLVAALTQLWCMTGAARDATEHAARRATIMRAVGRLLRV from the coding sequence ATGAAGGAACGAACCAGGCGGAATGCCGCACAGAGCCGCGAGACGCTCCTGGCTGCAGCGACCGAGGAGTTCGCGTCCCATGGGCTGGCGGGCGCGCGGATCGATCGCATTGCGCAGGCGGCGGGTATCAGCAAGCCGATGCTCTACACCTATTTCGGGGACAAGGAGGCGCTCTTCGATGCCGCGCTGACGCAGGAAGTGATGGACGCGGCGCAGGCCGATCGCTTCGATCCCAATGATCTTGAGGGTTATGCGGGGCGCACCTATGACTTGCTGGTCGAGCGCCCGCGCTTGTGGAGGCTGCTGACCTGGCATCATTTGGAGCGTGGCCAGGATGTTCTGATGCTCCCGGCCGGCGAGGTCCTTCTCGGGGAGAAGCTGGACGGGATCGCAGCGGCGCAGGCCGAGGGGCGGATCGTCGCCGACTTCACGCCCATGGACGTCGTCCGGCTTGTCGCCGCCCTCACCCAGCTCTGGTGCATGACCGGAGCCGCACGCGACGCTACCGAGCATGCGGCGCGCAGGGCGACGATCATGCGAGCGGTGGGGCGACTGCTGCGCGTGTGA
- a CDS encoding DUF2189 domain-containing protein, which translates to MSDKSPSYGLLSQTSGIEETKSARFQRHLPASIGFQWLKAGWQDLFHRPMPSLAYGLGIFLLSLAAVAMLALYGRDYILFPALAGFMIIAPLLAIGLYEKSRNREAGRDTSLREMLLVKPAAGPQVLFTGVLLSLLMLLWMRSAVLIYALFFGVRPFPGLPHITAFLLTEPVGWIILGVGTAVGGLFASFAFAISVFAIPMLLDRKVDALTAMGTSTALVWNNLAPMIVWGAIVLALFILCAATGLIGLIVIFPWLGHATWHAYRAVSDTQA; encoded by the coding sequence ATGAGCGATAAAAGCCCCTCTTATGGCTTGCTGAGCCAGACCTCGGGCATCGAGGAGACGAAGAGCGCGCGGTTTCAGCGCCATCTTCCCGCTTCCATCGGCTTCCAATGGCTCAAGGCCGGATGGCAGGATCTTTTCCATCGGCCGATGCCGAGCCTGGCCTACGGTCTGGGCATTTTCCTTCTGTCTCTCGCTGCTGTCGCGATGCTCGCGCTGTATGGCCGCGACTATATTCTTTTTCCCGCGCTCGCCGGCTTCATGATCATTGCCCCGCTGCTGGCCATCGGACTCTATGAGAAAAGCCGCAACCGAGAAGCGGGACGCGATACGTCGCTGCGCGAAATGCTCCTGGTGAAACCGGCGGCGGGCCCGCAGGTGCTTTTCACCGGGGTCCTGCTCAGCCTGCTGATGCTACTGTGGATGCGATCCGCGGTGCTCATCTATGCGTTGTTCTTCGGCGTGCGCCCCTTTCCCGGCCTGCCTCACATAACCGCCTTCCTGCTGACCGAGCCGGTGGGATGGATTATTCTCGGCGTCGGCACGGCGGTGGGCGGCCTGTTCGCCTCATTCGCTTTTGCGATCAGTGTTTTTGCCATTCCGATGCTCCTCGATCGCAAGGTCGATGCGCTCACGGCGATGGGAACAAGCACGGCGCTCGTCTGGAACAACCTTGCGCCGATGATCGTCTGGGGCGCCATCGTCCTTGCGCTTTTCATACTCTGCGCGGCTACGGGCTTGATCGGCCTCATCGTCATCTTCCCGTGGCTTGGACATGCCACATGGCATGCCTATCGCGCGGTCTCAGACACGCAGGCCTAG
- a CDS encoding SDR family oxidoreductase: MSNHWFLTGASSGIGRHLAELILAAGDDLTATARRPESLDDLAAKYPSQLRVEALDVTVKDDIAAVVARAQARRPVDILVNNAGGGVIGATEEMSDAEVEGQIALNLMAPIHITRAFVPAMRLRGSGRIIQISSASGQGSLPTSSLYHAAKWGLEGFSECLRQELEPFNLFVTLIEPGGARTSFSHNLQFASEIAAYRDTPAGDIRKMFETAGNELYTLDPQKIAQAIVDVATSDHPPLRVTLGGDAFGVVQAALQSRLAFLQSQEALARSVAFDS, from the coding sequence ATGTCCAATCACTGGTTTCTCACGGGCGCGTCCAGCGGCATTGGCCGCCATCTGGCCGAACTGATCCTGGCCGCGGGCGACGACCTTACCGCGACGGCTCGCAGGCCCGAAAGCCTCGACGACCTTGCGGCGAAATATCCGAGCCAGCTGCGCGTCGAAGCGCTCGACGTCACGGTCAAGGACGATATTGCTGCGGTCGTGGCCCGGGCGCAGGCGCGTCGACCCGTCGATATTCTGGTCAACAACGCCGGCGGCGGCGTGATCGGCGCCACCGAAGAGATGTCGGACGCCGAGGTCGAAGGCCAGATCGCGCTCAATCTCATGGCGCCCATCCACATCACCCGCGCCTTTGTCCCCGCGATGCGCCTGCGCGGGAGCGGCCGGATCATCCAGATCTCCAGCGCCAGCGGTCAGGGCTCGCTTCCGACGAGCAGTCTCTATCATGCGGCCAAATGGGGCCTGGAGGGCTTCAGCGAATGCCTCCGCCAGGAGCTTGAACCCTTCAACCTGTTCGTGACGCTGATCGAGCCGGGTGGCGCGCGCACCAGCTTCAGCCACAACCTGCAATTCGCCAGCGAGATCGCCGCCTATCGCGATACGCCCGCCGGCGATATCCGCAAGATGTTCGAGACCGCCGGAAACGAGCTCTACACGCTCGACCCGCAAAAGATCGCGCAAGCGATCGTCGATGTCGCAACCAGCGACCATCCGCCGCTGCGCGTGACTCTGGGGGGTGACGCTTTCGGCGTTGTC
- the ccoS gene encoding cbb3-type cytochrome oxidase assembly protein CcoS: MSGILWLVPVALLMGLAGLGAFLWSMRTGQYDDLDGAAERVVTDAKSDQPLVEPDDWRPETEGEANRLR, from the coding sequence ATGAGCGGGATCCTGTGGCTGGTGCCGGTCGCGCTGCTGATGGGCCTTGCTGGGCTGGGCGCCTTTCTTTGGTCGATGCGCACCGGGCAGTATGATGATCTGGATGGAGCGGCCGAGCGAGTCGTGACCGACGCCAAGTCAGACCAGCCTCTTGTCGAACCTGATGATTGGCGCCCCGAAACCGAGGGCGAGGCAAATCGTTTGCGATAA
- the ccoO gene encoding cytochrome-c oxidase, cbb3-type subunit II: MAELFHRKLERSAIGFVLAIIAAASVGGLVEIAPLFTIDETVEEAPDMRLYTPLELAGRNIYVREGCYACHSQMIRTLQDEVERYGPYSLAVESKYDHPMLWGSKRTGPDLARVGGKYSDFWHVAHLTNPRDVVPDSNMPAYPWLARTPLRLADLPLHLKALRAAGVPYTDAMIENASVDAFDQATPESSTSSGITERYGEETQVRVFDDVATEVTEMDALVAYLQVLGRLTDVPYKNTAAPQKPPEPVK; the protein is encoded by the coding sequence GTGGCGGAACTGTTTCATCGCAAGCTCGAACGTTCGGCGATCGGCTTCGTGCTCGCCATCATCGCGGCTGCCAGTGTCGGCGGCCTCGTCGAGATCGCTCCGCTTTTCACGATCGACGAGACGGTCGAGGAGGCGCCAGACATGCGGCTCTACACGCCGCTCGAACTGGCGGGGCGAAACATCTATGTGCGCGAAGGATGCTATGCCTGTCACAGCCAGATGATCCGGACGCTGCAGGACGAAGTTGAGCGCTATGGTCCCTATTCGCTCGCGGTCGAATCCAAATATGACCATCCGATGCTCTGGGGTTCGAAGCGCACCGGACCCGACCTCGCCCGCGTTGGCGGCAAATATTCCGATTTCTGGCACGTCGCCCATCTGACCAATCCGCGCGATGTGGTGCCCGATTCCAATATGCCGGCCTATCCCTGGCTGGCGCGGACGCCCTTGCGCCTCGCTGATCTGCCCTTGCACCTCAAGGCGCTGCGGGCCGCGGGGGTGCCCTACACCGATGCCATGATCGAGAATGCGAGCGTCGATGCCTTCGACCAGGCGACACCGGAAAGCTCGACCTCGTCCGGTATCACCGAGCGGTATGGCGAAGAAACGCAGGTTCGCGTGTTCGACGATGTGGCGACCGAGGTCACCGAGATGGACGCGCTCGTCGCCTATCTTCAGGTTCTCGGCCGGCTGACCGACGTGCCGTACAAGAATACGGCCGCGCCGCAGAAGCCGCCAGAGCCGGTGAAATGA
- the ccoP gene encoding cytochrome-c oxidase, cbb3-type subunit III, translating into MDVERDPVSGHETTGHVWNGIKELDTPVPKGVLIFLIVTHLFAFAWWILMPTWPLGDTYTKGILNIDQRTSVEKHLVDSQAGRADWIKRIESENLEQIAADPRLMTIVRSTGHRLFGDNCAACHGINAKGGYGYPDLTDDDWIWGGDLETIAQTMRVGVNVEHPQGRVSQMPSFGRDGILDADQVSLAANYVYALSHPKFVTNANRTSIVSGREVFMANCAICHGEDARGKRDVGAPNLTDARWIYGGDIDQIVETVHGGRQGHMPTWDERLTDSDIKILALYVHSLSAPQR; encoded by the coding sequence ATGGACGTAGAGCGCGATCCCGTCAGCGGTCATGAAACGACCGGCCATGTCTGGAATGGCATCAAGGAGCTCGATACGCCGGTCCCCAAGGGTGTGCTGATTTTTCTGATCGTCACCCATCTCTTCGCTTTCGCCTGGTGGATTCTCATGCCGACTTGGCCCTTGGGCGACACCTACACCAAGGGAATTCTCAACATCGACCAGCGCACCTCGGTCGAAAAGCACCTGGTCGATTCGCAGGCGGGACGGGCCGACTGGATAAAGCGGATCGAAAGCGAGAACCTCGAGCAGATCGCGGCCGACCCCCGGCTCATGACCATCGTGCGTAGCACCGGCCACCGGTTGTTCGGCGACAACTGCGCCGCCTGCCACGGCATTAATGCCAAGGGGGGTTATGGTTATCCCGATCTGACCGATGACGACTGGATCTGGGGCGGCGACCTTGAGACGATCGCGCAGACCATGCGCGTTGGGGTCAATGTGGAGCATCCGCAGGGGCGCGTCTCGCAGATGCCCTCGTTCGGACGCGACGGGATACTCGATGCCGATCAGGTCAGTCTGGCGGCCAACTATGTCTACGCCTTGTCGCATCCCAAGTTCGTGACGAATGCCAATCGGACGTCGATTGTATCGGGGCGCGAGGTCTTCATGGCCAATTGCGCGATTTGCCATGGCGAGGATGCGCGCGGGAAGCGCGATGTCGGCGCTCCCAATCTGACGGACGCGCGTTGGATCTATGGAGGAGACATCGATCAGATCGTGGAGACCGTCCATGGCGGACGCCAGGGGCATATGCCGACATGGGACGAGCGGCTTACGGACTCGGATATCAAGATATTGGCGCTCTATGTTCATTCGCTGAGCGCGCCTCAGCGATGA
- the istB gene encoding IS21-like element helper ATPase IstB has translation MTRTKDQAAAVLPTLLKALRLPSINRNWKRLTDTADRDGWPAANLLASLLEIEMADRSSRRIQRHRDQSGLPAGKTFATFDFDAAPGIRKPHLLSLAAGDDWIESGGNLLLFGQSGTGKTHAVAAIGHALIDTGRRVLFCSTTDMVQKLQSARRDLSLPAMLDKLDKFDLIVLDDLSYVRKDQVETSALFELIAHRYERHSLAITANQPFSAWDNVFPDPAMTVAAIDRLVHHSIIIEMNGESYRKRSAVARINAGDYDPPNGAPDRPS, from the coding sequence ATGACCCGCACCAAGGACCAGGCCGCCGCCGTGCTGCCTACCCTGCTCAAGGCCTTGCGCCTGCCGAGTATCAACCGCAACTGGAAGCGCCTCACCGACACCGCCGATCGCGATGGCTGGCCGGCCGCCAACCTGCTGGCCTCGCTTCTCGAGATCGAGATGGCCGATCGCTCCTCCCGGCGCATCCAGCGCCATCGCGACCAGTCCGGCTTGCCCGCAGGCAAGACCTTCGCCACCTTCGATTTCGACGCAGCCCCCGGCATCCGCAAACCGCACCTCTTGTCCCTCGCCGCCGGTGACGACTGGATCGAGAGCGGCGGCAACCTGCTGCTGTTCGGCCAGAGCGGGACCGGCAAGACGCACGCAGTTGCTGCCATTGGTCATGCCCTCATCGACACGGGGCGGCGCGTCCTGTTCTGCTCCACCACCGACATGGTCCAGAAGCTCCAGTCCGCGCGCCGCGACCTCAGCCTACCCGCCATGCTCGACAAGCTCGACAAGTTCGATCTCATCGTGCTCGACGATCTGTCCTACGTCCGCAAGGACCAGGTCGAGACCAGCGCCTTGTTCGAGCTCATCGCCCACCGCTACGAACGCCACTCGCTCGCCATTACCGCCAACCAGCCATTTTCGGCATGGGACAACGTCTTCCCTGATCCCGCTATGACTGTCGCCGCGATCGACCGCCTCGTGCACCACTCGATCATCATCGAGATGAACGGCGAAAGCTACCGCAAACGTTCCGCCGTCGCCCGTATCAACGCCGGCGATTACGACCCGCCGAATGGCGCCCCGGACCGGCCATCATAA
- the istA gene encoding IS21 family transposase, giving the protein MTHRRQHTQAVAAAKAGISERSARRIENDPQLPSQKKKERHWRTRADPLEPFWPRVEELLQIDGIIAVTVFETLQDEFGEDAVPDAIRRTLERRIARWRALHGGEKEIFFPQHHEPGRQGLSDFTVCDSLKVTVAGETLAYRLYHFRLAASGWEHAAVVLGGESFAALSEHLQDALWKLGGAPAEHRSDSLSAAYKNLDADAQRDFTRSYDELCRHYGMLATRNNRGEAHENGSIEGPHAHLKRRLDQALRRRGSRDFVSIEAWREFVEAQVARQNRRHAAHIDAERRVLKALPARRTTDFAMVTVDVTRNGTVAIDRVTYSVPSRLVGRRLNAHLFDDRIELFLGPDRVMSTPRVRISHPHRGHSIDFRHMIGNLRRKPGALRNLVYREALFPDHAYRRAWQAFDAQLDGRQACRDAVALLDIAARGDCVDVLARRIDEALDRGRLPDVDALRDEFLPTARSQRDVTIPPPDLHSYNSLIASGEVY; this is encoded by the coding sequence ATGACCCATCGTCGCCAACACACCCAGGCCGTCGCGGCTGCCAAGGCCGGTATCAGCGAGCGCAGCGCACGCCGGATCGAGAACGATCCGCAGCTTCCGTCCCAGAAGAAGAAGGAGCGCCACTGGCGCACCCGCGCCGATCCGCTCGAGCCATTCTGGCCACGCGTCGAGGAGTTGCTCCAGATCGACGGTATCATTGCCGTCACGGTCTTCGAGACGCTCCAGGACGAGTTCGGCGAGGATGCTGTTCCCGATGCGATACGACGAACACTTGAACGCCGGATCGCCCGCTGGCGGGCACTGCACGGCGGCGAGAAGGAGATCTTCTTCCCGCAGCATCATGAGCCCGGTCGGCAGGGCCTGTCGGATTTCACGGTATGCGACAGTCTCAAGGTCACCGTTGCCGGCGAGACCCTGGCCTATCGCCTTTACCACTTCCGCTTGGCGGCGAGTGGCTGGGAGCATGCGGCTGTCGTGCTGGGCGGGGAGAGCTTTGCCGCCCTTTCGGAGCACCTGCAGGATGCCTTGTGGAAGCTGGGCGGCGCGCCGGCCGAACACCGCAGCGATTCCCTGTCAGCCGCCTACAAAAACCTCGACGCCGATGCGCAGCGGGATTTTACCCGAAGCTATGACGAGCTGTGCCGTCATTACGGCATGCTCGCTACCCGCAACAACCGCGGCGAGGCGCACGAGAACGGATCGATCGAAGGTCCCCATGCCCATCTCAAGCGACGGCTCGATCAGGCCTTACGCCGGCGGGGAAGCCGCGATTTCGTCAGCATCGAGGCCTGGCGCGAGTTCGTTGAGGCGCAGGTCGCCAGACAGAACCGGCGGCATGCTGCGCACATCGATGCAGAACGCAGGGTACTCAAGGCGCTGCCCGCAAGGCGAACCACCGATTTCGCCATGGTCACCGTCGATGTCACCCGCAACGGCACCGTCGCCATCGATCGGGTTACCTATTCGGTGCCTTCCCGCCTCGTCGGACGGCGCCTCAACGCGCATCTCTTTGACGATCGCATTGAGCTCTTCCTCGGTCCGGACAGGGTAATGTCCACGCCGCGTGTGCGGATCAGCCATCCCCACCGGGGGCACAGCATCGATTTCCGGCACATGATCGGTAACCTGCGCCGCAAGCCTGGTGCGCTGCGCAACCTCGTCTACCGCGAAGCCCTGTTCCCCGATCACGCCTACCGGCGGGCCTGGCAAGCCTTCGATGCCCAACTCGATGGACGGCAGGCCTGCCGCGATGCCGTCGCGCTGCTCGATATCGCCGCCAGGGGCGACTGTGTCGACGTGCTGGCCCGGCGGATCGATGAGGCACTCGACAGAGGGCGCTTGCCCGATGTCGATGCGCTCAGGGACGAGTTCCTGCCAACCGCAAGATCGCAGCGCGATGTCACTATCCCGCCTCCCGATCTGCACAGCTACAACAGCTTGATCGCCAGCGGGGAGGTGTACTGA
- a CDS encoding heavy metal translocating P-type ATPase, giving the protein MASHAMPAVQAPTSLTGQSVDELIFASQSLDDGTMRTQLSVPTAHCGGCMAKIERILGNLEGVVAARVNLSTRRVTVTWRQAQTASAPPLLATLNEAGFEANLLSQPDERADPEKRRLIVATAVAGFAAMNIMLLSVSVWSGADPATRQLFHLISALLALPAVFFSGRIFFLSAWSALRAGRTNMDVPISIGIVLTLGLSIYDTLHFGRHAYFDAVVTLIFFLLVGRTLDHAMRDKARSAVLGLTRMTPAGANVIGTDGSRAFRPLEDVSVGDVILVAPGERVPLDGLVLAGEGDLDTAAVTGEAMPVPVRPGSTLVSGMLNLNGSLKVRVTNSRARSFLSEMVRMMEAAEQGRARYRRLADRVAAYYSPIIHSLALAVFAGWFLDTGDWHRALTIAISVLIVTCPCALGLAIPMVQVAAAKRLFEHGIALKDGSALERLAQVDTVIFDKTGTLTHGDLRVSKIAIDEPYRAIVMALASRSNHPVARAIAANGGALSGLDLDSFSELPGRGLEGQRNGHLFRLGRADWALNPGTGESGGFQTVFSVDGELAGHFAFLDVEKTSAREAVAKLDALGLPIELLSGDHIASVSGFANAIGIAHWRAGLLPQHKVERLQALADSQRLTLMVGDGLNDGPALAAAHVSMAPSNAADIGRAAADIVYLGQDLDAVPRAVQIARAARQRVRQNLALSVGYNLLVIPVAMAGYVTPLLAAVAMSLSSISVVANSLRIPAARGSRLSRRAPAPTLVPLAATR; this is encoded by the coding sequence ATGGCCAGCCATGCCATGCCTGCCGTCCAGGCGCCGACATCATTGACCGGGCAATCGGTCGATGAACTCATCTTCGCCAGCCAATCGCTGGATGACGGAACGATGAGGACGCAACTGTCGGTCCCGACCGCGCATTGCGGCGGATGCATGGCGAAGATCGAGCGCATCCTTGGTAACCTCGAGGGCGTCGTAGCGGCTCGGGTCAATCTATCGACGCGGCGTGTGACCGTCACATGGCGGCAAGCGCAAACCGCGAGTGCACCGCCTTTGCTGGCAACGCTGAACGAGGCGGGCTTCGAGGCAAATCTTCTCAGCCAACCGGACGAACGCGCCGATCCCGAAAAGCGCCGGCTGATCGTCGCGACAGCGGTCGCCGGCTTCGCGGCGATGAACATCATGCTGCTTTCGGTGTCGGTCTGGTCAGGCGCCGACCCCGCTACGCGGCAGCTGTTCCATCTCATCTCGGCGCTGCTCGCGCTTCCCGCGGTATTCTTTTCGGGGCGCATCTTCTTCTTGTCGGCATGGTCGGCATTGCGCGCGGGACGCACCAATATGGATGTGCCCATCTCGATCGGCATCGTCCTGACACTGGGTCTCAGCATCTACGACACGCTGCATTTCGGACGCCATGCCTATTTCGACGCGGTCGTGACGCTGATCTTTTTCCTGCTTGTCGGACGAACGCTCGACCATGCCATGCGTGACAAGGCCCGTTCGGCCGTGCTCGGGCTGACGCGAATGACGCCTGCGGGCGCGAATGTAATCGGCACGGATGGATCGCGCGCTTTTAGACCGCTCGAGGATGTCTCGGTGGGTGATGTCATCCTCGTCGCGCCAGGCGAGCGTGTTCCGCTGGATGGTCTTGTCCTTGCGGGCGAGGGCGATCTCGACACTGCCGCGGTCACGGGCGAGGCGATGCCGGTGCCGGTACGACCGGGAAGCACGCTCGTTTCGGGCATGCTGAATCTCAATGGTTCGCTCAAGGTGCGTGTGACCAACAGCCGCGCGCGGTCCTTTCTATCCGAAATGGTGCGAATGATGGAAGCGGCCGAGCAGGGCAGAGCACGCTATCGCCGTCTCGCCGACCGTGTTGCGGCCTATTACTCGCCGATCATCCATTCGCTGGCCTTGGCCGTGTTTGCCGGGTGGTTCCTTGACACAGGCGATTGGCATCGGGCGCTGACCATTGCCATTTCGGTGCTCATTGTGACCTGTCCCTGCGCGCTTGGTCTCGCCATACCCATGGTTCAGGTCGCCGCGGCGAAGCGCTTGTTCGAGCACGGCATCGCGCTCAAGGATGGAAGCGCGCTCGAGCGGCTTGCACAGGTCGATACCGTGATTTTCGACAAGACCGGCACGCTCACTCATGGCGATTTGCGAGTGAGCAAGATCGCCATCGATGAACCCTATCGCGCAATCGTGATGGCGCTGGCGTCGCGTTCCAACCATCCCGTCGCACGCGCGATTGCCGCCAACGGCGGCGCCTTGTCCGGCCTCGATCTGGACAGTTTTTCCGAGCTGCCGGGCCGGGGTTTGGAGGGCCAGCGGAACGGCCATCTGTTTCGCCTGGGGCGTGCCGATTGGGCTTTGAATCCAGGCACGGGCGAGAGTGGCGGTTTCCAGACCGTGTTCTCGGTCGATGGTGAGCTTGCCGGCCATTTTGCCTTCTTGGACGTTGAAAAGACGAGTGCGCGGGAAGCGGTGGCCAAGCTTGACGCGCTTGGGCTGCCTATCGAACTGCTTTCGGGCGATCACATTGCTTCTGTGTCGGGGTTCGCGAACGCGATCGGTATCGCCCACTGGCGTGCCGGATTGCTGCCGCAGCATAAGGTGGAGCGGCTTCAGGCGCTGGCGGACAGTCAGCGCCTGACCTTGATGGTGGGTGATGGGCTGAACGATGGACCGGCACTGGCGGCGGCGCACGTTTCGATGGCTCCTTCCAATGCCGCCGACATCGGTCGGGCGGCCGCGGATATTGTTTATCTCGGCCAGGATCTCGATGCGGTTCCGCGCGCTGTGCAGATCGCGCGCGCGGCCCGGCAACGTGTCCGCCAGAACCTGGCGCTTTCCGTCGGTTATAACCTTTTGGTGATTCCTGTGGCCATGGCGGGCTATGTCACCCCACTGCTTGCTGCCGTCGCCATGTCGCTTTCGTCGATTTCGGTCGTTGCGAACTCTCTGCGAATTCCCGCAGCACGCGGATCACGGCTTAGCAGGCGAGCGCCGGCACCGACCCTCGTTCCCCTGGCCGCTACCCGATGA
- a CDS encoding PepSY-associated TM helix domain-containing protein, which translates to MGSKIACHTDLNEATLKNTPRGPIWVLKARGGSESWWNAYTGENVDEISLADARRYALMSYKGSGRLQAVDYQETAPEEAQVGGPLWRASFADKEHSRLYLDPFTGEVLSRRSDLWDFYDFFYKIHIMNLGASRSYNHPLIVVAASATLLIVVTGIVILFYRLAKDLKRLLTKRRASRPAT; encoded by the coding sequence ATGGGATCGAAGATCGCATGCCACACCGACCTCAACGAGGCCACGCTCAAAAATACGCCGCGCGGTCCGATATGGGTCCTCAAGGCGCGGGGCGGAAGCGAAAGCTGGTGGAACGCCTACACTGGCGAAAATGTCGATGAGATCAGTCTGGCAGACGCTCGGCGCTATGCTCTGATGTCCTACAAAGGATCCGGCAGGCTGCAGGCGGTCGACTATCAGGAAACGGCGCCCGAGGAAGCGCAGGTCGGCGGGCCGCTGTGGCGCGCCAGCTTCGCCGACAAGGAGCATAGTCGCCTCTATCTGGATCCGTTCACCGGAGAGGTGCTCAGTCGCCGTTCGGACCTGTGGGACTTCTATGATTTCTTTTACAAAATCCATATCATGAACCTTGGCGCCTCGCGCAGTTACAACCATCCACTGATCGTTGTCGCTGCATCGGCGACGTTGCTCATCGTGGTCACCGGGATCGTCATTCTGTTTTATCGCCTTGCGAAGGATCTCAAACGACTGCTGACGAAACGTCGCGCATCAAGGCCTGCGACCTGA
- a CDS encoding cbb3-type cytochrome c oxidase subunit 3, with the protein MDISHEALVAFSKSWGLFYLIGLMIGVLIYTFRPSNRGKFNRAKQSVLDQDDKPWT; encoded by the coding sequence ATGGACATAAGCCACGAGGCTCTTGTTGCATTCTCGAAAAGCTGGGGGCTGTTCTACCTCATCGGTCTGATGATCGGTGTCCTCATTTATACGTTCCGGCCGTCCAATCGTGGCAAGTTCAACCGAGCCAAACAAAGCGTTCTCGATCAGGACGACAAGCCATGGACGTAG